A region from the Flavobacterium enshiense genome encodes:
- a CDS encoding SPOR domain-containing protein, whose protein sequence is MKIENYISALLYRYQCVTVPGFGAFLTEIQSAKLDENANTFFPPKKVISFNPHLKNNDGLLANHVSLQEKISYEEAVSAVQSEVAVWKDQLQRRENLILKNIGEISVNAEWNWVFEPISSVNYLADAFGLSPVVTPSIQREVLKAQVEALEEKAPIVFTPERKKNYSFLKYAAAIVMTLGAGGAAYKYQYEQEFANDSLMVEKAVQQKVENKIQQATFFIENPLPAVTLNVSENTKKPYHIVAGSFRNEQNATKIFNEIKTLGFEPIRLEKNQFGLFPVLYGSYSSYTEAQTKMKEIQKSHNKEAWVLIKEL, encoded by the coding sequence ATGAAGATTGAAAACTACATCTCGGCCCTACTCTACCGTTACCAGTGTGTTACTGTGCCCGGTTTCGGTGCATTTCTAACAGAAATCCAATCGGCAAAACTTGACGAAAACGCGAACACTTTCTTTCCTCCGAAGAAGGTTATTTCGTTTAATCCGCATTTGAAAAACAATGACGGACTGCTAGCAAACCATGTTTCATTACAGGAAAAAATTTCCTATGAAGAAGCCGTAAGTGCAGTACAGAGTGAGGTAGCCGTTTGGAAAGACCAATTGCAGCGAAGAGAAAACCTGATACTGAAAAACATTGGTGAAATTTCGGTAAACGCCGAATGGAATTGGGTTTTTGAACCTATCTCTTCTGTAAATTATCTGGCAGATGCTTTTGGATTGAGCCCTGTGGTTACTCCATCGATCCAACGTGAAGTTTTAAAAGCGCAGGTAGAAGCTTTAGAAGAGAAAGCTCCGATTGTTTTCACTCCGGAAAGAAAGAAAAATTATTCGTTCCTGAAATATGCCGCAGCCATTGTCATGACTCTTGGCGCTGGAGGAGCCGCTTATAAATACCAGTACGAGCAAGAGTTTGCCAACGATAGCCTGATGGTTGAAAAAGCCGTTCAGCAAAAAGTGGAAAACAAAATCCAACAGGCAACATTCTTTATTGAAAATCCGCTGCCGGCTGTTACGCTGAACGTTTCCGAAAATACTAAAAAACCATATCATATTGTAGCCGGTTCGTTCCGTAATGAGCAAAATGCAACCAAGATCTTTAATGAAATAAAAACATTAGGTTTTGAACCAATTCGTTTAGAGAAAAATCAATTTGGATTGTTCCCTGTTTTATATGGAAGCTATTCCAGCTATACAGAAGCACAAACCAAAATGAAAGAAATTCAAAAATCACACAACAAAGAAGCTTGGGTGCTGATTAAAGAATTATAA
- the trpS gene encoding tryptophan--tRNA ligase, with product MAKILTGVQSTGTPHLGNLLGAILPAIEMANQPENEPFLFIADFHSVTQIKDGKTLRENTYSTAAAWLACGLDVDKVVFYRQSDVPQTAELSWYLSCFFPFQRLTLAHSFKDKADRLEDVNAGLFTYPMLMAADILLYDAEFVPVGKDQLQHVEITRDVASRFNFQMGETFVLPEAKTDEGTMIIPGTDGEKMSKSRNNFINIFLDDKALRKQVMNIQTDSTSLEDPKNPDTCNAFAIYSLLATPEQIEKMRANYLGGNYGYGHAKQELFELIVSKFETERTKYNHYINNLEEVDRLLKMGAEKAHKIADAVLARVREKLGFE from the coding sequence ATGGCAAAAATATTAACCGGAGTTCAAAGTACAGGAACACCACACTTGGGAAATCTTTTGGGCGCGATTTTGCCTGCTATCGAAATGGCAAATCAACCCGAAAACGAACCGTTTCTTTTTATTGCCGATTTCCATTCGGTAACCCAGATTAAAGACGGAAAAACGTTACGTGAAAACACCTACAGTACTGCAGCTGCATGGCTTGCTTGTGGCTTAGATGTTGACAAAGTGGTTTTTTACCGTCAGAGTGATGTGCCGCAAACTGCCGAATTATCATGGTATTTGAGTTGTTTTTTTCCGTTTCAGCGACTGACATTGGCCCATTCTTTTAAAGACAAAGCCGACCGCCTAGAGGATGTGAATGCCGGTTTATTCACTTATCCAATGCTGATGGCAGCCGACATTCTATTGTATGATGCCGAATTTGTCCCGGTAGGGAAAGATCAATTGCAACACGTTGAAATCACACGCGATGTAGCATCCCGTTTCAATTTCCAGATGGGAGAAACATTTGTATTACCAGAAGCGAAGACCGACGAGGGCACGATGATCATTCCGGGAACTGATGGAGAAAAAATGAGTAAGTCCCGAAATAATTTCATCAATATCTTCCTTGACGATAAAGCGCTCCGTAAACAAGTAATGAATATCCAAACGGACAGCACGTCGCTGGAAGATCCGAAAAACCCGGACACTTGTAATGCTTTTGCCATCTACAGTTTATTGGCTACTCCTGAACAAATCGAAAAAATGAGAGCCAATTATTTGGGCGGAAATTACGGCTACGGACATGCAAAACAGGAACTGTTCGAACTGATTGTATCCAAATTTGAAACTGAAAGAACCAAATACAATCATTACATAAACAACTTGGAAGAAGTAGATCGCCTGTTAAAAATGGGTGCCGAAAAAGCGCATAAAATAGCGGATGCTGTTTTGGCCAGAGTCAGAGAAAAATTAGGATTTGAATAA
- a CDS encoding sugar phosphate nucleotidyltransferase, with translation MKIIVPMAGRGSRLRPHTLTIPKPLIPIAGKPIVHRLVEDIAGVINQEIEEIAFIIHESFGKQVEEDLIAIAEKLGSKGRIYYQNEALGTAHAIMCAKDSMSGPIVVAYADTLFRADFALDTSADSVIWVKQVEDPRAFGVVQLNGNNQIVDFVEKPKEFVSDLAIIGIYYFKSGETLRSELQYLLDNNVVKGGEYQLTDGLENMKQKGMKFVPGKVDEWMDCGNKEVTVDTNSRMLRFLHNDGINMVSATAKIENSTIIPPCFIGDDVVLINSTVGPNVSLGRATHLTNTTIKNSLVQTHAHIKNADLDNAMIGNHAAFDGNFKAVSIGDYSVLE, from the coding sequence ATGAAAATAATAGTACCGATGGCCGGACGTGGTTCACGCCTTCGCCCACACACATTGACAATTCCAAAACCATTGATCCCGATTGCCGGAAAACCAATCGTACACCGTTTGGTTGAGGATATCGCCGGTGTGATTAATCAGGAAATTGAAGAAATCGCATTTATCATTCATGAGAGTTTTGGTAAGCAGGTGGAAGAAGATCTGATTGCCATTGCCGAGAAATTAGGTTCCAAAGGAAGAATCTATTATCAGAATGAGGCTTTAGGAACGGCACATGCCATTATGTGTGCCAAAGACAGCATGTCAGGTCCGATTGTTGTTGCTTACGCAGATACGTTATTCCGTGCCGACTTCGCACTTGATACTTCGGCAGACAGCGTAATCTGGGTAAAACAAGTAGAAGACCCAAGAGCTTTCGGTGTCGTGCAGCTGAACGGAAATAATCAGATTGTGGATTTCGTGGAGAAACCAAAAGAGTTTGTTTCAGATTTGGCGATCATCGGAATTTATTATTTCAAAAGCGGCGAAACTTTACGTTCCGAATTACAATATTTATTGGATAATAATGTTGTTAAAGGAGGTGAGTATCAATTAACTGACGGATTGGAGAACATGAAACAAAAAGGCATGAAATTTGTGCCTGGTAAAGTAGATGAATGGATGGATTGCGGTAACAAAGAGGTTACGGTAGATACCAATTCACGTATGCTGCGTTTTCTTCATAATGACGGTATTAATATGGTTTCAGCTACGGCTAAAATTGAAAATTCCACCATTATCCCACCGTGTTTCATCGGAGATGATGTGGTGTTGATCAACTCTACTGTAGGACCAAATGTGTCTTTGGGAAGAGCAACGCATCTTACCAATACAACCATCAAAAACAGTTTGGTGCAAACGCATGCACATATTAAAAACGCCGATTTGGATAATGCAATGATTGGAAATCATGCTGCCTTCGACGGAAATTTTAAAGCTGTCAGCATCGGAGATTATTCCGTTTTAGAATAA
- a CDS encoding acyl-CoA thioesterase, whose protein sequence is MQDKKPTDSVTVLTDLVLPGETNPLNNLFGGELLARIDRAASITARRHSRRICVTASVNHVAFNRAIPLGAVVTIEARVSRTFTSSMEIVSDVWTEDRETGIKNNVGQAIYTFVAVDDTGRPVEVPQVVPETEEDKKRFEAALRRKQLSLILAGKMKPADATELKALFAIE, encoded by the coding sequence ATGCAAGACAAAAAACCAACCGACTCCGTAACCGTCTTAACCGACTTGGTTTTGCCTGGGGAAACCAATCCACTTAACAATCTTTTTGGAGGTGAATTGCTAGCGCGTATTGACCGTGCGGCCAGCATAACCGCACGAAGACATTCGCGCAGAATTTGCGTAACCGCCTCGGTAAACCATGTAGCTTTTAACAGAGCCATTCCTTTAGGCGCCGTGGTAACCATTGAAGCAAGGGTTTCAAGAACCTTTACCAGTTCCATGGAAATTGTGAGCGATGTATGGACTGAAGACCGAGAAACAGGAATTAAAAACAATGTAGGGCAAGCCATTTACACCTTTGTTGCGGTGGATGATACCGGAAGACCAGTCGAGGTTCCGCAAGTTGTACCAGAAACAGAAGAAGACAAAAAACGCTTTGAAGCGGCATTAAGAAGAAAACAATTAAGCTTGATTTTGGCCGGCAAAATGAAACCTGCAGACGCTACCGAACTGAAAGCCCTTTTTGCAATCGAATAA
- the dprA gene encoding DNA-processing protein DprA gives MTTSDLYYTLALLKVEGVGDIVAKKLINHCGSAERVFKTKKSHLLAIDGVGEVLFKNLQNTSVFDMAQSELRFIERENIDFTFYQETHYPEKLKHCIDSPAVLFQSGNIDLQNRKLISIVGTRQITSYGTDFTRKLIEDLAPLNPVIVSGFAYGVDIVAHQTAIDFGLQTIGVLAHGLNQIYPKMHKKYICRMEQNGGFITEFWSSSSPERENFIRRNRIVAGMTEATIVIESAEKGGSLITANIANDYNRDVFAVPGRSSDKYSQGCNNLIKTQRAHLLTSAADIIYMLNWELEEKSRKPVQKQLFVSLEPEEQKVYDYLQKNGKELLDIIALECEQPIFRISSLLLNMELKGVIRPLPGKLFEAV, from the coding sequence ATGACAACATCTGATTTATATTACACACTCGCTTTGTTAAAAGTAGAAGGAGTTGGGGACATTGTCGCCAAAAAACTTATTAACCATTGTGGCTCAGCCGAAAGGGTTTTTAAAACCAAAAAATCCCATCTTCTAGCCATCGATGGCGTTGGAGAAGTGCTTTTCAAAAATCTTCAGAATACTTCCGTGTTCGATATGGCTCAATCCGAACTCCGATTCATCGAAAGGGAAAACATTGATTTTACGTTTTATCAGGAAACTCACTATCCTGAAAAACTCAAACATTGCATTGACAGTCCCGCGGTTTTGTTTCAATCTGGAAACATTGATCTGCAGAACCGGAAACTTATTTCCATTGTAGGCACCCGCCAAATTACCAGTTACGGAACCGATTTCACAAGAAAATTAATCGAAGATTTAGCGCCTTTAAATCCGGTCATTGTAAGTGGTTTTGCTTACGGTGTGGATATCGTCGCACATCAGACGGCTATCGATTTCGGTTTACAGACCATCGGCGTATTGGCGCACGGACTGAATCAGATCTATCCTAAAATGCATAAAAAATATATCTGTAGAATGGAGCAAAATGGCGGATTTATTACTGAATTTTGGAGTTCTTCCAGTCCGGAAAGGGAAAATTTCATCAGGCGTAACCGCATAGTTGCCGGAATGACGGAAGCAACAATTGTGATAGAAAGTGCCGAAAAAGGAGGTTCCCTGATTACAGCAAACATTGCCAACGACTACAACCGGGATGTCTTTGCCGTCCCGGGACGAAGCAGCGATAAGTACAGTCAGGGATGCAACAATCTTATCAAAACGCAACGCGCACATCTGCTGACCTCCGCTGCTGATATCATTTATATGCTGAATTGGGAGCTAGAAGAAAAAAGCCGAAAACCTGTTCAGAAGCAACTGTTTGTTTCTTTGGAACCGGAGGAGCAAAAAGTGTACGACTATCTTCAAAAAAACGGAAAGGAATTATTGGACATCATCGCTTTGGAATGTGAGCAGCCGATTTTTAGGATTTCCTCACTGTTATTGAACATGGAACTCAAGGGGGTCATTCGCCCGCTTCCGGGCAAGCTTTTTGAAGCGGTATAA
- a CDS encoding murein hydrolase activator EnvC family protein: protein MHKLLLSIFFFCLATVAWAQSNDDKQRQLEERRAQLQKEIQETQVRLQEERKKEKNILGQIAQQNKKIQLSQKLITTTSKQKRVLSDDIYLKQLEINKLNRELKDLKADYANMIVKSYKSRSEQSRYMFILSSQNFLQAYKRMQYMKQYASFRKMQGEEIKMKTNQLSQVTAVLEVKKKEKEKVIKESEQEKREYEKDKAEQQRLAKIVQKDKKKLTAEIKKKQAESKAIDKQIKRMIREAIAAANKKAAASGKTIVKSASGAADPAKFVLTTEGKELADNFKANRGRLPWPVEKGYVYSSFGTHQHPEYPDLTITNSGVEIATESGSNARAVFSGEVLQIQVLNANNKAVYIQHGDYITVYQNLKTVSVSKGDKVSAKQTIGKIHTSSSGKAVVKFMIFQNTTTLNPQSWISNM, encoded by the coding sequence ATGCATAAACTACTGCTCTCTATATTTTTCTTCTGTTTGGCCACTGTTGCGTGGGCGCAATCTAATGACGATAAACAGCGTCAATTGGAGGAACGAAGAGCTCAGCTTCAGAAAGAAATTCAGGAAACACAAGTTCGTCTTCAGGAAGAAAGAAAAAAGGAAAAAAATATTTTGGGTCAGATCGCGCAGCAGAATAAAAAAATTCAGTTGAGTCAAAAACTGATTACTACCACTTCAAAACAGAAACGTGTGCTTTCAGATGACATTTATCTGAAACAGTTGGAAATCAATAAGCTGAACAGGGAATTGAAAGACCTGAAAGCGGATTATGCTAATATGATTGTGAAGTCATACAAAAGCCGTTCAGAGCAAAGCCGCTATATGTTTATCCTTTCGTCACAGAACTTCCTTCAGGCCTACAAACGCATGCAATACATGAAACAATATGCAAGTTTCAGGAAAATGCAGGGTGAGGAAATTAAAATGAAAACCAATCAGTTGAGCCAGGTTACAGCGGTATTGGAAGTTAAGAAAAAGGAAAAGGAGAAAGTAATTAAAGAAAGTGAGCAGGAAAAACGCGAGTACGAAAAGGATAAAGCCGAACAACAGCGATTGGCCAAAATAGTTCAGAAAGACAAGAAAAAACTAACTGCTGAAATCAAGAAAAAGCAAGCGGAATCCAAAGCCATCGACAAGCAAATCAAACGAATGATTCGTGAGGCGATTGCTGCGGCCAACAAAAAAGCCGCTGCCTCCGGGAAAACGATTGTGAAATCCGCTTCTGGGGCGGCTGATCCGGCAAAATTTGTCTTGACGACAGAAGGAAAAGAATTGGCAGATAACTTTAAAGCGAATAGGGGAAGATTGCCATGGCCTGTTGAAAAAGGATATGTTTATTCTTCTTTCGGAACGCATCAGCACCCAGAGTATCCGGATCTTACCATTACCAACAGTGGTGTGGAAATAGCAACAGAATCGGGTTCGAATGCAAGGGCGGTTTTTAGTGGAGAAGTGTTGCAGATTCAAGTGCTCAATGCAAACAACAAGGCGGTCTATATTCAACACGGGGATTACATTACCGTGTACCAAAACCTTAAGACTGTGTCGGTTTCCAAGGGTGACAAGGTGAGTGCCAAGCAAACCATTGGTAAAATCCATACCAGTTCCAGTGGTAAGGCGGTTGTCAAATTCATGATTTTCCAAAATACGACGACGCTCAATCCGCAGAGTTGGATTAGTAATATGTAA
- a CDS encoding DUF4292 domain-containing protein, whose amino-acid sequence MQKWFAVFGLLFLFSCKSKQMVAESGVSKNVAVSKIISGHYANSKDFETLNIKANARYEDDKQTQNVTAEIRIKKDEKILVIVRFFGITMAKAMITPEKVSYYEKINGKYFEGNYSLLSKWLGTDLDFQKVQNLFLGLALDDLTKGHYVETLDNNLHRLRSETNGNTEKEFLFEGANYLLKKEILTQKREGRSLEINYLTHKESPKGIMPFDIAIQALQKDKVNIAIGYNSVSFDEELSFSYDVPDGYEQIFID is encoded by the coding sequence ATGCAGAAGTGGTTTGCGGTCTTCGGACTTCTTTTTCTTTTTTCCTGTAAATCAAAACAGATGGTGGCTGAAAGTGGTGTTTCCAAAAATGTAGCGGTTTCCAAAATCATTTCCGGCCATTATGCCAACAGTAAGGATTTTGAAACGCTAAATATTAAGGCAAATGCCCGTTATGAAGACGATAAGCAAACCCAGAACGTAACTGCGGAAATCCGTATCAAAAAAGATGAAAAAATTCTGGTAATCGTTCGTTTCTTTGGGATTACAATGGCAAAAGCGATGATTACTCCGGAAAAAGTAAGCTATTACGAAAAAATCAACGGAAAATATTTTGAGGGGAATTATTCGCTTTTAAGCAAATGGCTGGGAACGGACCTCGATTTTCAGAAAGTCCAAAATTTGTTCCTCGGATTGGCATTGGACGACCTTACTAAAGGACATTATGTAGAAACTCTTGATAACAATCTGCACAGATTAAGAAGTGAAACCAATGGGAACACTGAGAAGGAATTTTTATTTGAAGGAGCCAATTATCTCCTGAAAAAGGAAATTCTTACCCAAAAAAGAGAAGGGAGATCACTGGAAATCAATTACCTTACTCACAAGGAATCTCCAAAAGGAATTATGCCGTTTGATATTGCTATCCAGGCGTTGCAAAAAGATAAAGTTAACATAGCAATAGGGTATAATTCAGTTTCCTTCGATGAAGAATTATCTTTTTCCTATGATGTGCCGGATGGCTATGAACAAATTTTTATTGACTAA
- a CDS encoding tetratricopeptide repeat protein: MKVKVWIKGVTVLGIMLFSGLSFAQTEPDSIAIAKNEFEEHFFEALKQKGIENYDKAIVEIEKCLVKEPNNPVLHHELGKNYLALKKYPEAQRAFQKAVDLNPKERWYWNGLYDVYYETKDYPNSIIVVQKLIEFDKEFQDDLVSLYMYTRQFEKALALIEEMERTSNISQMMETYKLQILSENQYKKPQKEQLEEAIAKYPKVEENYIQLIYLYSESNQEEKAMEVAKKLEQNIPNSDWAQVSLFKFHLNAGNGEKAAQAMHAIMKSSKIEQKIKHRVLNEFLIFVNNTNAFDKELELAVDYFSDDTTVNVPKEIGIFFLNKKKTDKAIHYFEKSLLKQKDDILVIELLLQAYTDTNQFDKVYKCAEDYMEIYPTQARLYYYAGLAQNQMKNYKKAASILNSGIDFVVDDIDLEINFNIQLGEAYNGLGDQNKKYSYFNRAEQLLKQKK; the protein is encoded by the coding sequence ATGAAAGTGAAGGTTTGGATAAAAGGGGTAACTGTTTTGGGAATCATGCTGTTCTCAGGGTTGTCTTTTGCCCAAACTGAACCGGATTCCATTGCCATTGCCAAAAATGAATTCGAAGAGCATTTCTTTGAAGCGTTAAAGCAAAAAGGCATCGAAAATTATGATAAAGCTATCGTTGAGATTGAAAAATGCCTGGTGAAAGAACCCAACAATCCGGTTTTACATCACGAGTTGGGAAAAAATTACCTGGCGCTGAAAAAATATCCTGAAGCGCAAAGGGCTTTCCAGAAAGCGGTCGACCTGAATCCAAAAGAACGCTGGTACTGGAACGGTCTGTATGACGTTTACTATGAAACAAAAGATTATCCGAATTCGATTATCGTGGTTCAGAAACTGATTGAATTTGATAAAGAATTTCAGGATGATTTGGTTTCGTTGTACATGTACACCCGTCAGTTCGAAAAGGCCTTGGCATTGATTGAGGAAATGGAACGCACGTCGAATATTTCTCAGATGATGGAAACCTATAAACTTCAGATCCTGAGCGAGAACCAGTACAAAAAGCCACAAAAGGAACAACTGGAAGAGGCTATTGCGAAATATCCGAAGGTGGAAGAAAACTACATTCAGCTGATTTATCTGTATTCCGAAAGCAATCAGGAGGAAAAAGCAATGGAAGTGGCTAAGAAATTAGAACAGAATATTCCAAATTCCGATTGGGCTCAGGTAAGTCTGTTTAAGTTCCATCTGAATGCCGGCAACGGTGAAAAAGCAGCTCAGGCGATGCATGCCATCATGAAGAGTTCTAAAATAGAACAAAAGATAAAACACCGGGTTTTAAACGAATTCCTGATTTTTGTCAACAATACCAATGCATTCGACAAAGAACTGGAATTAGCTGTAGATTATTTTAGCGATGATACTACCGTAAATGTACCGAAGGAAATCGGTATCTTCTTTTTAAACAAAAAGAAAACAGATAAGGCTATTCATTATTTTGAGAAAAGTTTGTTGAAACAAAAAGACGATATACTCGTCATAGAATTATTGTTGCAGGCTTATACTGACACCAATCAGTTTGACAAAGTATACAAATGTGCCGAAGATTATATGGAAATATATCCCACTCAGGCTCGACTCTATTATTACGCTGGTTTGGCTCAAAATCAAATGAAGAATTATAAGAAAGCGGCTTCGATTTTAAATTCGGGAATAGATTTTGTAGTAGATGATATCGATCTGGAAATTAATTTCAACATTCAGTTGGGAGAAGCTTATAATGGCTTAGGGGATCAAAATAAAAAATATTCCTATTTCAATAGGGCGGAGCAATTGTTAAAACAAAAAAAATAA
- the dut gene encoding dUTP diphosphatase: MTIKIINKSEHPLPNYETNASAGMDLRANISEPITLKPLERALVKTGLFIELPIGYEAQVRPRSGLAFKKGITVLNSPGTVDADYRGEIGVILVNLSNEPFVVENGERIAQLIIAKHERAEWLETVELTETSRGEGGFGSTGVK; the protein is encoded by the coding sequence ATGACAATCAAGATCATCAATAAATCAGAACATCCGTTACCAAATTATGAAACCAATGCATCGGCAGGGATGGACTTACGTGCCAATATCTCCGAACCGATAACCTTAAAACCGTTGGAAAGAGCTTTGGTGAAAACCGGACTTTTTATCGAATTGCCAATCGGTTATGAGGCTCAGGTGCGTCCGAGAAGCGGATTGGCTTTCAAAAAAGGAATCACAGTATTGAATTCCCCCGGAACAGTTGATGCGGATTATCGTGGTGAAATCGGAGTGATATTGGTAAACTTGTCCAACGAACCTTTTGTGGTTGAAAACGGAGAGCGTATTGCTCAGTTAATCATCGCCAAACACGAACGTGCCGAATGGCTAGAGACTGTTGAACTTACCGAAACGTCTCGAGGTGAAGGAGGATTTGGTAGTACAGGAGTGAAGTAA